A genomic region of Manihot esculenta cultivar AM560-2 chromosome 15, M.esculenta_v8, whole genome shotgun sequence contains the following coding sequences:
- the LOC110602606 gene encoding uncharacterized protein LOC110602606 yields MEIESVKCECCALKEDCTQDYISEVKAKFDGKWLCGLCSEAVRDEVIRGKRQFGMEEAVRAHMSFCGKFNSNPAVGVADGMRQMLRRRSGDLSSSPSTSKKYTRSATTKLY; encoded by the coding sequence aTGGAGATTGAATCTGTCAAGTGTGAATGTTGTGCGTTGAAAGAGGATTGTACCCAAGACTATATTAGTGAGGTGAAGGCGAAATTCGATGGGAAATGGCTATGTGGGTTGTGTTCAGAAGCTGTCAGAGATGAAGTTATTAGAGGTAAAAGGCAGTTTGGAATGGAAGAAGCAGTGAGAGCTCACATGTCATTTTGTGGTAAATTCAATTCCAATCCAGCAGTTGGAGTTGCTGATGGGATGAGGCAGATGCTAAGAAGACGGTCAGGAGATTTGTCTTCTTCTCCATCTACTTCTAAGAAGTACACGAGATCAGCAACCACAAAACTCTACTGA